The Candidatus Anaeroferrophillus wilburensis genome has a segment encoding these proteins:
- a CDS encoding glycosyltransferase family 2 protein: MTFTHQGIVVVDNGSTDGTQEAVLKAKITLVHEPRKGYGSACLRGMNHVAKQKEKPEIVVFLDGDYSDYPREIDLLLDPIRTNEADFVIGSQTRYPAGRSALTPQARFGNWLASKLIQWCWHATFTDLGPFRAIRYQSLMSLQMQDQTFGWTVEMQIRAVKKGLRIREVAVSYRQRIGKSKISGTVKGTVLAGCKILSTIFKEKFLLPG, translated from the coding sequence TTGACTTTTACACATCAGGGAATTGTAGTCGTCGACAACGGCAGCACCGACGGTACCCAGGAAGCCGTCCTGAAAGCCAAGATCACCCTGGTTCACGAGCCAAGGAAAGGCTATGGCAGCGCCTGCTTACGCGGCATGAACCACGTGGCGAAACAAAAGGAAAAACCTGAAATCGTTGTTTTTCTTGATGGCGATTATAGTGATTATCCCCGCGAAATCGACCTGCTCCTCGATCCCATTCGCACTAACGAAGCCGATTTTGTCATCGGTTCCCAAACCAGATATCCAGCCGGGCGTTCGGCCCTGACGCCCCAGGCCCGGTTCGGCAACTGGCTGGCAAGCAAACTGATCCAATGGTGCTGGCATGCCACGTTTACCGACCTTGGCCCTTTCAGGGCTATTCGCTATCAAAGCCTCATGAGTTTGCAGATGCAGGATCAGACCTTTGGCTGGACAGTGGAAATGCAGATCAGGGCTGTCAAAAAGGGACTGCGGATCAGGGAGGTGGCCGTATCTTACCGCCAGCGCATCGGCAAATCAAAAATCAGCGGGACGGTAAAAGGCACGGTACTGGCCGGTTGCAAAATTCTATCCACTATTTTTAAGGAAAAATTTTTACTGCCGGGATGA
- a CDS encoding glycosyltransferase family 2 protein, with amino-acid sequence MHHLTTLPWSVKAYYLVLTCLAIFCLHRLFLVVLYYRKKGSFRSDPPLLQPLPPVTIQLPVYNEKYVVQRLIEASCSLDYPNELLEIQVLDDSTDETSDIIRQIVQHKKAAGIHIHHLQRQSRTGFKAGALAYGMGKAKGAFIAIFDADFIPPADFLTATIHQFSDPQVGMVQTRWDYVNRNYSLLTRIQALLLDGHFVIEHAARFLSGRFFNFNGTAGIWRREAIVDAGGWQHDTLTEDLDLSYRAQLRGWRFIFLNDVTVASELPVDINAFKTQQHRWAKGSVETLTKLAFPILTSKQPWKVKIEAIYHLSGNLAYVLVVLLALLMYPSVLGRFDLQWQLLLTLDLPLFFCSFLTVAIFFLAAQKESGNLQRTTVILLPLTMAMGVGLAINNAKAALEALVHHKTPFIRTPKLDVTGKKAVWRPGTYHCRMMAIPILELMMGFYFLHIMLVVAVMDKYLLLPFLLLFFVGFMMSAVFSFYHNAAAIIHGGRTA; translated from the coding sequence ATGCATCACCTGACCACCTTGCCCTGGTCCGTCAAAGCCTACTATCTGGTTCTTACCTGTCTGGCCATATTCTGTTTGCACCGTTTATTCCTGGTTGTCCTTTACTATCGTAAAAAAGGCTCATTTCGCAGCGATCCGCCTCTTCTGCAACCCTTGCCGCCAGTTACTATCCAGCTGCCGGTCTATAATGAAAAATATGTTGTCCAGCGCCTGATTGAAGCCAGCTGCAGCCTTGACTATCCCAACGAGCTGCTGGAAATCCAGGTGCTGGATGACTCAACCGATGAGACCTCGGACATCATCCGGCAGATAGTTCAGCACAAAAAAGCCGCCGGGATTCATATTCATCATCTGCAGCGTCAGTCACGGACCGGCTTCAAGGCCGGAGCCCTGGCATACGGAATGGGAAAGGCCAAGGGTGCATTCATCGCCATTTTTGACGCTGATTTCATCCCTCCGGCAGATTTTCTCACCGCAACCATCCACCAATTTTCCGATCCGCAGGTAGGCATGGTACAGACCCGCTGGGATTATGTGAACCGCAACTACTCTCTGCTTACCAGAATCCAGGCATTACTGCTCGACGGCCACTTTGTCATTGAACATGCGGCTCGCTTCCTGTCCGGAAGATTTTTCAACTTCAATGGTACGGCCGGCATCTGGCGCCGGGAAGCCATTGTTGATGCCGGCGGCTGGCAGCATGACACGCTGACCGAAGATCTTGATCTCAGTTATCGGGCCCAACTGCGGGGTTGGCGCTTTATCTTCCTGAACGATGTAACGGTAGCCAGCGAGCTGCCGGTTGACATCAATGCCTTCAAAACTCAGCAGCACCGATGGGCCAAAGGTTCGGTGGAAACGTTGACCAAACTGGCCTTCCCCATTCTCACCAGCAAACAACCATGGAAAGTGAAAATTGAAGCGATCTATCACTTGTCCGGCAATCTTGCCTACGTGCTGGTTGTGCTCCTGGCCCTCCTCATGTATCCGTCGGTACTCGGGCGCTTTGACCTTCAATGGCAGCTTCTCCTGACCCTGGATCTGCCGCTGTTTTTCTGCTCCTTCCTCACGGTTGCCATTTTCTTTCTGGCGGCGCAAAAAGAAAGCGGCAACCTGCAGCGGACAACCGTTATTCTGCTGCCTTTAACCATGGCCATGGGTGTCGGCCTGGCAATCAACAACGCGAAAGCGGCGCTGGAAGCCCTTGTTCATCATAAAACCCCTTTTATCCGCACGCCAAAACTCGATGTTACCGGCAAAAAGGCTGTCTGGAGACCGGGAACCTACCACTGTCGGATGATGGCTATTCCCATTCTGGAACTTATGATGGGCTTTTATTTTCTCCATATTATGCTGGTGGTGGCCGTCATGGATAAATATCTCCTGCTCCCATTCCTGCTGCTCTTTTTTGTCGGTTTTATGATGAGCGCCGTCTTCAGTTTTTACCACAACGCTGCAGCCATCATCCACGGCGGAAGAACAGCATGA
- a CDS encoding (Fe-S)-binding protein has translation MSTPHPLLQDCIECDKCTKSCSFLQRYGNPRAIDQQLAAHFDPLIPYSCSLCSRCQTVCPVNIRIKDYFLEQRRQAVQRQQGPLKAHQGLLRYETMVNSRLFTAYAIPPEARRVIFPGCGAIGKNPATIKKLHAFLEQELGEPIGIVLDCCLKISHDLGRQHFFNTRFSGKIKKLQDNGVEEVITLCPSCTDVFNAYSPLRTTPVYRYLAAAPSSRKSLPERRYAVHDPCVLRYNKQVQEDVRTLIKQGQAEVMSMPHERQNALCCGEGGGVCHVDPSLPAAMKAKRLQETDQPLVVYCYACRDFLANDRVDVEHILDLLFETTMATPAWKTWVNRFSLKCTFISHGRKNK, from the coding sequence ATGAGCACCCCGCACCCACTGCTGCAGGATTGCATCGAATGCGATAAGTGTACCAAATCATGCTCTTTTCTCCAGCGGTATGGCAATCCCAGGGCCATCGACCAACAGCTGGCAGCTCATTTTGACCCCCTCATCCCTTATTCCTGCTCATTGTGCAGCAGATGTCAGACCGTCTGTCCGGTCAACATCCGGATTAAGGATTATTTTCTTGAACAACGCCGGCAGGCTGTACAGCGGCAGCAGGGCCCCCTGAAAGCGCACCAGGGGTTGCTGCGTTACGAAACGATGGTCAACTCCCGGCTGTTTACCGCCTACGCCATCCCGCCTGAGGCCAGGAGAGTCATCTTCCCCGGCTGCGGCGCCATCGGCAAGAATCCGGCGACGATCAAAAAGCTGCATGCGTTTCTGGAACAGGAGCTTGGGGAACCGATTGGCATCGTGCTGGATTGCTGCCTGAAGATCTCCCATGATCTTGGCCGGCAGCACTTTTTCAACACCCGGTTCTCCGGTAAAATCAAAAAGCTGCAGGATAACGGCGTGGAAGAGGTTATCACCTTGTGCCCAAGCTGTACGGATGTGTTCAACGCCTATTCCCCGTTGCGAACGACACCGGTATATCGCTACCTGGCAGCCGCGCCCAGCAGCCGGAAATCATTGCCGGAGCGGCGCTATGCGGTTCATGACCCCTGCGTTTTACGTTATAACAAACAAGTACAGGAAGACGTCCGCACCCTGATCAAGCAGGGGCAGGCGGAGGTCATGTCGATGCCCCACGAACGGCAGAATGCTCTGTGCTGCGGCGAAGGCGGCGGCGTCTGCCATGTCGACCCCAGCCTGCCGGCGGCCATGAAAGCAAAAAGACTGCAGGAGACCGACCAGCCGCTGGTGGTCTACTGCTACGCCTGCCGGGATTTCCTGGCCAACGATCGCGTGGACGTCGAGCATATTCTCGACCTGCTTTTTGAAACCACAATGGCCACCCCCGCATGGAAAACCTGGGTCAACCGTTTTTCCCTCAAATGCACCTTCATATCTCATGGGCGGAAAAATAAATAA
- a CDS encoding TVP38/TMEM64 family protein: protein MKKHLKPLIFLLFVAAVLVAIRQFNLSQHLNQEALQAFLERTGGWAPLFFMALYAVAPAFFLPGLPLTLVSGILFGPVWGVVYAIIGATIGATISFLLARYLIKDWISQKIKGTKLEHLYERVEQEGWKLVAFTRLIPLFPFNLLNYAFGITTVKTSHYILTSFICMLPACIAYVVFGSSLIDLIQGRISKEFIIGILLIIALNILVLAIRKKRGQQS, encoded by the coding sequence ATGAAAAAACATCTAAAACCCCTGATTTTTCTCCTTTTCGTCGCCGCGGTTCTGGTCGCCATCCGACAGTTCAACCTCAGCCAGCACCTCAACCAGGAGGCCTTGCAGGCATTTCTGGAGCGAACCGGCGGCTGGGCACCATTATTTTTCATGGCTCTTTATGCCGTCGCGCCGGCTTTTTTTCTCCCCGGCCTGCCCTTGACCCTGGTTTCAGGCATCCTCTTCGGCCCCGTCTGGGGAGTAGTCTATGCCATTATCGGAGCCACCATCGGCGCCACCATCTCCTTTCTTCTGGCCCGCTACCTGATCAAGGATTGGATTTCCCAGAAAATCAAAGGAACAAAACTGGAACACTTGTACGAACGAGTCGAACAGGAAGGCTGGAAGCTGGTGGCCTTTACGCGGCTGATTCCCTTGTTTCCCTTTAACCTGCTCAATTATGCCTTTGGCATCACCACGGTAAAGACCAGCCATTACATCCTCACCTCGTTTATCTGCATGCTGCCGGCCTGCATTGCCTACGTCGTCTTCGGCAGTTCTCTTATCGACCTCATCCAGGGAAGAATATCAAAAGAATTCATCATCGGCATTCTTTTGATCATCGCTTTGAATATTCTGGTCCTGGCAATCAGAAAGAAGAGGGGGCAGCAGTCATGA
- a CDS encoding sulfurtransferase: MKAPVTLFGLFLLLLLLIPCSPAQAAMFMSPEALNDRMNNLDDIVIIDTRSTFAFFKGHIKGAIHLDSGCGGGLCRRQHELPCVLKDDAEIVALLQEKGICPQKQVILYGDRDNWGAEGRLYWLLEKLGFQQLAVLDGGFAGWQRLKLPSALLPSGNLPSCEGTFPVEGRIPRLSAAELSARIKQGQALVIDTRTMEEFQGAVLYGEKHGGHLPGSYHLHWLDLVTDDYRLKARPQLFQLLAGQGIPMPEEMGDRTIVTLCTGGVRSGFLYLVLKYLGYPRVENYDNGFWEWALEDLPVEK, encoded by the coding sequence ATGAAAGCACCGGTCACCCTCTTTGGGCTGTTTCTGCTGCTCCTGCTGCTCATCCCCTGTTCACCAGCGCAGGCAGCCATGTTCATGTCACCTGAAGCACTCAACGATAGAATGAATAACCTTGATGACATAGTCATCATTGACACCCGCAGCACGTTCGCTTTTTTCAAAGGGCACATCAAGGGTGCCATCCATCTGGACAGTGGTTGTGGCGGCGGACTCTGCCGCCGGCAGCATGAACTGCCCTGCGTTCTTAAGGATGATGCCGAGATTGTCGCTCTATTGCAGGAAAAAGGGATCTGTCCGCAAAAACAGGTCATTCTTTATGGCGACCGGGACAACTGGGGGGCTGAAGGTCGACTGTATTGGCTATTGGAAAAACTCGGTTTTCAGCAGCTGGCGGTCCTCGACGGCGGCTTTGCCGGATGGCAGCGGCTGAAACTTCCCAGCGCATTGCTGCCGTCCGGAAACCTGCCGTCCTGCGAAGGCACGTTTCCGGTCGAAGGCCGGATTCCAAGACTTTCAGCCGCCGAACTGTCTGCCCGGATAAAGCAGGGACAGGCACTGGTCATTGACACCCGGACCATGGAAGAGTTCCAGGGCGCGGTCCTCTATGGAGAAAAACACGGTGGACATCTGCCTGGCTCCTATCACCTCCACTGGCTAGACCTGGTCACCGATGACTATCGCTTGAAAGCACGGCCGCAGCTCTTTCAGCTGCTCGCCGGCCAGGGGATTCCCATGCCCGAAGAGATGGGCGACCGGACCATCGTCACCCTCTGTACCGGCGGCGTCCGCTCCGGATTTTTGTACCTGGTGTTGAAATACCTGGGTTATCCCCGGGTGGAAAATTATGACAACGGCTTCTGGGAATGGGCACTGGAAGATCTGCCGGTGGAAAAGTGA
- a CDS encoding methyltransferase domain-containing protein gives MLNKIKATAPVVTPYDPRQWTRLGKNAIPLYVNRDKPDWFVPNRAGDELLRALAQGAPVPSDPETQLFLQRLPESQPVELSLLPTSLTTDHLRECWLHITNNCNQACSHCLFSCAPGRKEELSIEHIVPLADEATALGCRVFALTGGEPLVHQHFAAIVNHLLSGPDIHVAVLTNGLLLRRYADDLSHWPATNFHLQISIDGIGAAHDRFRGHGAFVRLMTELAWLNSQAVPFTLSMCVTDDNLQQMPAMIDLAAEVGAANVHFMWYFIRGRGQVESFVLPTKIFSQLQAAEARAAQLNIGIDNLEALKTQIFAPPGTIHWSGSSAWESVAIGPDRRLYPSPALIGIPELGHEITADLATSWRTSPIFDTVRHASATTLDHPLRFILGGGDPDHSYMHGGTFSGNDPYWPLYEETALWLITREAARQPDSGSPGLRLKMGDVLESCGAHGREALVHSNCLLSLTQPNSRAVVKSFYSSAAASPNQDILNPVDYPAELVSHIPQASRVRSYGCGSPVLDAELEPGEYLVDLGSGSGVECLIAARLVGREGKVTGIDMLEPMLDLAEKSARLVRKNLGFDNLTFTKGYLEDLPLDDQTADAVISNCVLNLSTNKRRTFSEIYRVIKPGGRLVVADVVCETEPDPKIRSDETLRGECIAGAMTQKDLFGLLRESGYINLRVLKRFPYRIVDGHHFYSLTFMARKPEPGKTVKMIYRGPFTAVLAADNHLLAAGMTYELPDSLLTGCGEEIFRLDDHGFVTNVDLGESCCALPPEAFSDQQKPTSPAGEAGRRAVDCMVCGEPLLYLNADEEKICYYCGQRLAANAVCRAGHFVCDRCHSEDALQIIEHLCTTTAATDMIALLQQIRSHPKVPVHGPEHHALVPGIILATYKNLGGEITTDTIRTGISRGAKVPGGFCGFYGACGAALGVGIAFGLILLSTPLKASARQQIQHATQTCLADIAALEAARCCQRDSWLALRKAAEISQTLLPLSLHAEAPLRCRQMGVNPTCIGSDCPLFP, from the coding sequence ATGTTGAACAAAATCAAGGCAACCGCGCCAGTAGTGACACCATACGATCCCCGGCAATGGACCAGGCTGGGAAAAAACGCCATTCCCCTTTATGTCAATCGTGACAAACCGGACTGGTTTGTTCCCAATCGGGCCGGGGATGAGCTTCTGAGGGCTCTGGCTCAGGGAGCGCCCGTGCCGTCCGATCCCGAAACCCAGCTTTTTCTGCAGCGGCTGCCGGAAAGTCAACCTGTCGAGCTGTCTCTGCTGCCCACCTCGTTAACCACAGATCATCTGCGGGAATGCTGGCTGCATATCACCAACAACTGCAACCAGGCTTGCAGCCATTGCCTTTTTTCCTGTGCTCCCGGCAGAAAGGAAGAATTGAGTATTGAGCACATTGTTCCCCTGGCCGATGAGGCGACTGCCCTGGGCTGCCGGGTTTTCGCCCTGACCGGCGGGGAACCGCTGGTTCACCAGCACTTTGCCGCCATTGTCAACCACCTGCTGTCAGGGCCGGACATCCACGTGGCGGTTCTGACCAACGGCTTGCTGCTGCGGCGCTATGCCGACGATCTTTCGCATTGGCCGGCAACCAATTTTCATCTGCAGATCAGCATTGACGGTATCGGTGCGGCCCATGACCGTTTCCGGGGCCATGGAGCTTTTGTCCGCTTAATGACGGAACTTGCCTGGCTGAACAGCCAGGCCGTTCCCTTTACCCTTTCCATGTGCGTCACGGATGACAATCTCCAGCAGATGCCGGCAATGATTGATCTGGCCGCTGAGGTTGGCGCTGCCAACGTTCACTTCATGTGGTACTTTATCCGCGGCCGTGGGCAGGTCGAATCCTTCGTGCTGCCGACAAAGATCTTTTCCCAGTTGCAGGCGGCAGAAGCCCGGGCGGCACAACTGAATATCGGCATCGACAACCTTGAAGCCCTGAAAACCCAGATTTTTGCGCCTCCGGGAACCATCCACTGGTCCGGCTCCTCCGCCTGGGAATCCGTGGCCATCGGTCCGGATCGACGTTTGTACCCTTCGCCGGCCCTGATCGGCATTCCGGAACTGGGCCATGAAATAACTGCCGATCTGGCAACATCCTGGCGCACCAGCCCGATCTTTGACACTGTCCGCCACGCTTCAGCAACCACGCTTGATCATCCTTTGCGATTTATCTTAGGCGGCGGCGATCCCGATCACAGCTACATGCACGGCGGCACCTTTTCCGGCAATGATCCCTATTGGCCCCTCTATGAAGAAACGGCCCTGTGGCTGATAACCCGGGAAGCGGCACGACAGCCCGACAGCGGCAGCCCGGGTCTCAGGCTCAAGATGGGTGATGTTTTGGAAAGCTGCGGTGCTCATGGCCGGGAAGCCCTGGTGCACAGCAATTGCCTGCTTTCCCTCACCCAGCCCAACAGCCGAGCGGTCGTTAAATCCTTCTACAGCAGCGCGGCGGCATCTCCCAACCAGGATATCCTCAACCCGGTGGATTATCCCGCTGAACTCGTCTCCCATATTCCTCAAGCCTCACGAGTGCGCAGCTACGGTTGCGGCAGCCCGGTTCTTGATGCGGAGCTGGAACCGGGAGAATATCTGGTAGATCTTGGCAGCGGCAGCGGGGTGGAATGTCTCATTGCTGCCCGCCTGGTGGGACGGGAAGGAAAAGTCACCGGCATTGATATGCTTGAACCAATGCTGGACCTTGCTGAAAAAAGCGCCCGCCTGGTCCGCAAAAACCTGGGGTTTGACAACCTGACCTTCACGAAAGGCTACCTTGAGGATCTGCCTCTGGATGACCAGACCGCCGATGCCGTCATCTCCAACTGCGTTCTCAACCTGTCAACCAACAAGAGACGGACATTCAGTGAAATCTATCGGGTCATAAAGCCGGGCGGACGCCTGGTGGTTGCCGACGTGGTGTGTGAAACGGAACCTGATCCAAAAATCCGCAGCGATGAAACCCTGCGGGGTGAATGCATCGCCGGCGCCATGACCCAGAAAGATCTTTTTGGTCTGTTGCGGGAGTCAGGCTATATCAATCTGCGGGTTCTCAAACGATTCCCCTACCGGATTGTGGACGGGCACCATTTTTATTCTCTGACCTTCATGGCCCGGAAGCCGGAACCGGGAAAAACAGTAAAAATGATCTATCGTGGTCCTTTTACTGCCGTCCTGGCCGCCGACAACCACCTGCTGGCGGCCGGCATGACCTATGAGTTGCCTGACAGCCTGCTGACAGGGTGTGGTGAAGAAATTTTCAGGCTTGATGACCACGGATTTGTTACCAATGTAGATTTGGGAGAATCCTGCTGCGCTCTGCCGCCGGAAGCGTTCAGCGACCAGCAGAAGCCGACCTCACCGGCCGGGGAAGCTGGCCGGCGAGCGGTGGACTGCATGGTCTGTGGCGAACCGCTTCTGTATCTGAATGCCGATGAAGAAAAAATCTGCTACTATTGCGGCCAACGTTTGGCGGCCAATGCCGTTTGCCGGGCCGGACATTTTGTCTGCGACCGCTGCCACAGCGAAGATGCCCTGCAGATCATCGAACATCTGTGCACCACCACCGCTGCAACGGATATGATCGCTTTGCTGCAGCAGATTCGCAGCCATCCCAAAGTACCCGTTCATGGCCCTGAGCATCATGCCCTGGTCCCGGGAATTATCCTGGCAACCTATAAAAATCTCGGGGGGGAGATAACCACTGACACCATCAGAACCGGAATCTCCCGTGGCGCCAAGGTGCCGGGCGGTTTCTGCGGATTCTATGGCGCCTGCGGCGCGGCATTGGGGGTCGGAATCGCCTTCGGCCTTATTCTCCTGTCAACCCCGCTCAAAGCATCAGCCCGGCAGCAGATTCAGCACGCCACCCAAACCTGCCTGGCGGACATTGCCGCCCTGGAAGCCGCACGATGCTGTCAGCGAGATTCCTGGCTGGCCCTGCGCAAAGCCGCGGAAATCTCCCAAACGCTGCTGCCCCTTTCATTGCATGCGGAGGCACCGCTGCGCTGCCGGCAGATGGGCGTCAATCCTACCTGCATCGGCTCCGACTGTCCTTTATTCCCATGA